Below is a window of Drosophila nasuta strain 15112-1781.00 chromosome X, ASM2355853v1, whole genome shotgun sequence DNA.
GGTtgctaaacaaaaattcaattaaattggaaatttaaaaatcgataacATAAAACACAGTTATTcttgccaaatccttaagtATCTGACAAAGACATACCTTTCAAGAATCGGGGTAACCAGGCATATCGATTGACAGTCAAAGGTTTTCAGGATAACCGTTAAAAATTcgtattaaatgttttcaagGTAAGTATGGTAAGTAAAGAAAAATAGCTAAAGCTTGAAAATAAGTCGcgtcttaaatatttaaatgactaATCTAATGGTTCTAATCCATATAAACTGATTGGCATAAAGCACAATTGCTCTGCAAACAGCCAAATTACAATGAAAATAGAGTATATCTCGAACATTTCTTGTCTTTGTCGTTTCCCCGAAACTGGATTTTTAGATGATCctattttttattgatgtgAATTATTAGATTTCGCTCCCACGAATCGAATGCAACCAGTCCCATCAAAATGTGCAAGAATATGGCCGAACTAGAATCATTTTTATCATTGGTGTATAATTAAGCAATGTGCAGCCAAATAATTTTGTGGTGCATACTTTGAGGGGCACCAATTGAAATTGTCATAATGCCGACGAcacatagatggcgccactccacatgcaaatgatttttagtttttccgcttgctgctgatttatgttcgcctggtatttcacctGCTGGCATGACACTTTTTCGAAGTTCATGGTGACGTTGAgggcccaacaacaacaaagagtacaacaaatgcaataattacaacaacaataactacaaaaaagcaataataacaacaacagcaattgcaaacAGGATAACAATTGCTGAGAGCTTAGCTCTCACAGTTCCACATTGTGGAACGTATGTGGATCCTAAGCAAGTGACTTTCTGTATGGCAACTTACTACGTACTTCTGCTGGCCTGGTAGAATATTTCGAATATGTATTTGTACAGGCCATTCTTACTTTCCTTACTTGCCTTGTGGATCGTGTGTGGATCCCAAGCAAATGCTTTTTAGTTTCTTTGCTTTCTGCTGTTAATGACTTTCTACATGGCAACTTGCTACTTATCTCTGGTGGCCTGGTAGAATATGCTTGACTTTTAGTGCTTGCTTGTCTTTTAGTGGCTAAATAAAaagctttttattattatttgtattaatacatgtgcaaatatatatttttaatatgatataaatacttaatgaaagaaataacttattataattaaaacgAAGCTATTAATTCTGAGGACTGAAATTAAAGagttacaataaaaatatatttatttatatatataaaacgaACTTGTTTGTTCAGCTAtcattagtatttttgcggaaaatactaaaaataaaattaaactttgagCTTTTGCTTAATTGACCTTAGtaaatcttaatttaaaaagcacTCACGAATGctctatttaaatgtatatttatagatgAACTACAATTTCTAGAGAGCTACAAATTTAcatgtattttattgaatacaAACAGTTAGgttatatttagagctaaaaATCTGGCCTAAGTTTGCATGACCGAgctaataatgaaatttatgcttTGCTGATAGCCGCTATAGATTATCGGAATGCGGATCGCGAGCAAGTGTGGAGAGAGCAGCTTCTTATCAACAAAGCGAATGGGAGAGCACAATTCTAATTGACGTGACATTGAATGCCCTACTGTCAATACAACAGATGAGCGAAaaagtgagtgagagagagagagagagagagcgcagcCTAGAGATAAAGCTTAATCCAAAACGAAAGCTCACTGTGGATCAGGTCCGATGATGATAAGATGCGATGGTAAACACACAGCCAATAGACGCAGTTCACTTGCCACTGCTTTCTTTTAAGACGATTCAATTGTGAAAAGTTTCCGCTACTGTTCaatacattaataataataatgtgggCCGATCTGAGCAATAAAGTGATATTGGTAACCGGAGCCGGCGCTGGTATTGGTCAGGCCTTAGTTCAGCAATTGGCCAAAGTGGGCGCCACTGTGATCGCCGTGGCACGCAAcgaacagcagctgcaggagCTGGTTGCCTTCGATAAGGAGCACATTAAGCCGCTGCTGCTCGATCTGTCCGATTGGGAGAATGTGCACAAGGTATTGTCATCGAAGCAGGTGCCTCAGCTGGATGGTTTGGTTAACAATGCCGGTGTGGCCATCATTAAACCATTCGAGCAGCTGAGCGAAGCTGATTTCGATACGTAAGtgtacaaataataatacgaTAAAGTTGGCTAgaatttctatatatacaaCATAAGAGAAACTATAACCGgtttaatgaaaaatgttgcTTCCACATTCTTGAGACACTTGCAGTTGATTTGAATCAATCAGTATAAAATAGTTTTGATCGGATTTTAATTTCtcatatttaaatgcattttttatacccATTGCATATAGGCTAGAAGGGTACAGGAGGAAGGGTAACAGACAGAAGAAGGCACCTCCGACCccacaataataactaaaggtCTTTATGATTCCACAAaatttgcgatcagataaaaagtGTAGAAGTTATTCAACAAATTCGttttgtatggggaaaaaCGCCAACTTACTTAGTCTTAgtagctttggctgacaatctggtatattttggtatatatagtatatttttagtatttttgcattatattaattatgtatatattaagaatattaccgcactgttttgcttttattcgaattttgtagcgggtatctcgcagtctaacacactcaactgtagctttcttgcttgtttttgttttatctttgAACTAGCTTTAATCTTTTGACTATTAGACAATTCAACTTAAACAATGTTATCCGAAATGTTATCGTTTTGCCAAATTCTTGCTGGTCGATATTCACTGTACTGTAATATTATAACATTTACTTATTTCCTCTATCCTTGCAGTCACTTTGATGTCAACATCAAGGCCGTGTTCAGTGTCACCCAAGCGTTGTTGCCCAAACTGCGCGATGGCAGCACCATTGTTAACGTCTCCTCGATAGCCGCATCTCGCAGTTTTGCTGGCCACACGGCTTACAGTGCCACCAAGGCGGCCGTGGACTCGCTCACCAAGTCGCTGGCCTTGGAGTTGGGACCGCGACGCATTCGTGTGAATTCCGTCAATCCAACCGTTGTGCTGACTCGCATGGGACGCGACAATTGGTCAGAGCCATCGAAGAGCGGTCCACTGTTGGCCCACATACCGCTGAATCGTTTCTGTGAGGTGCACGAAGTGACCGATGCCATTGGCTATCTGCTGAGCGAGAAATCCAGCTTTGTCAATGGCCATCACATCAATCTCGAGGGCGGTTACTCTGTCTCTTAATAAAATCTATACTCCATCATATGTGCAAAAGTAATTCCAATTAAAGTGTTTCTGGTAATTGTGTACTCGTATTTTTATTACTGCAATTTCGTAGGCCACACTAAGTCCTACACTTATTCTCACAttagaaacacacaaaaaaaagaaaaggtaaATATGGTTATCGAATAGAAACGACTTAAATGTCTAAATTAACAACGATCTGCTATCATTTGAATCGTGTACATATTGATATTATGTACATGTTGATTATATATGATGTAGATATTGCGTTTTGGGAACTTGAAAACGTAATCGAAATCTTGGCGCctcctgttgctgctcgtCCTCCtctgcctccgcctccgcctccagctgttgatgctgccCTCAGGTGCACACTTTGCCCTGTTGCCCGCCCTGcagttgttgatgctgcttcTTTTCGCGTTCGCGTCTTCGCAACTTCTTGCGCCGTCGATCGATCACCGCCAACTCGCCCTTAATCGAATTGTAAGCCTTGCGCAAATCCTGAATCTGCTTACGCAATATCAATATGCACTGCTCAGCGCTAAGCGATGGATCTGCAACAATAAAGAGACAGTTTAGTAGagtttcattttgcaattttgtatCTTTATACTTACCCAACTCGACGAGGAAGTTGTAGGGACAGGGACGAACTCCGGAGGCAGTGACCAcaacttgttgctgctgttgcaattgttgttgttgctgttgcagttgttgctgctgttgctgctgctgttgttgttgctgctgctgttgcagttgctgctgctgtgcttgcGGCAACAGTTGTTGACGTCCGCTTTGTCGTTGTGTCGTCACAACGTTATCCGAATTATCATCTGTATCCGAACCAGCTGCGaacaaattgtacaaaaatttatcattaattatgattaattCACATGCGAACTTTATGGAACTTTTATGGGTTCATATGGAAAGTTTATGGCATTCTCATATATGGGCTTAATTTGCACAAATCGTAGAGGGGAATGCAAAGAAGTATTCTAATAGTATTTCTGAATAGGTGTAATGTTGAATTAAATTCAGAAAACAATTCTTGAATAAAATAGAAACTACTTTTATATTAATGAATTGATATGGAATACCAATATGATGAATCTAAATTATAAGCTATTATTGGATTTGCtatgaatatttttagaaaacttCATAAACTCGAAACAAATTCTCttaaaacaattcaaatttcaaattgtttaattacaataatggAATTTTATTCAAACTAAAACTAGCAtctaaaaataagaaatttatattttttttgccaaattaTTGTGGAATCGAAAATTACTTTCGCTATAGAGAAGTTAGAACTTGGCAAATTTGACACTTTATAAAAAAGGATGATTTCTGCATAATATCTTATTAAAATATGGAAACTAACTTAGAAGAATTTCATATTTGGAAGCTAACGTATAGTGATCTCGCActattgacatttttatttctttttttataacCAAATTTGAATCAATTCCAACTTAAACATTGAAGtataaaagttgaaaataagATATATTggattgtatattttttggcaaaTGAATGCAGAATCGAAAATTATATACTTAAAAGATAAGTTAGAAGTTAGCAATTTCTATACTTCCTAATATATTCGTTCtacataatatatacatacaaaatggAAACTAAAAAGAAGTTTCGTAtttgaaaactaattaaatactGAATCTAAGACTAAAATCTCTTTTTGAGAGAAGTTTTTATCcgaataaatgaaatttcacaaatattatcattaatttagtgtaataaataatacaattccATATTGCAATGAGATAAGATGAGATTGTATAGAGAAGTTTCACAGTTTGaagtaatataaaatgaagttTATATTTGTAGgatattaaaaattctttcCTTAGAGAGGTGTCAAACATTTGTATCGAACAATTTCCACTGCAGTTTTAGCAACAGTGAAGCTTCTTTAAAATGCATCTTAAAAGGAATCTACTTCTATGGAGACTTGCAAACTCACccgttgtggctgttgttttGCGCATGTTGCT
It encodes the following:
- the LOC132797310 gene encoding L-xylulose reductase — its product is MWADLSNKVILVTGAGAGIGQALVQQLAKVGATVIAVARNEQQLQELVAFDKEHIKPLLLDLSDWENVHKVLSSKQVPQLDGLVNNAGVAIIKPFEQLSEADFDTHFDVNIKAVFSVTQALLPKLRDGSTIVNVSSIAASRSFAGHTAYSATKAAVDSLTKSLALELGPRRIRVNSVNPTVVLTRMGRDNWSEPSKSGPLLAHIPLNRFCEVHEVTDAIGYLLSEKSSFVNGHHINLEGGYSVS